A genomic segment from Gorilla gorilla gorilla isolate KB3781 chromosome 3, NHGRI_mGorGor1-v2.1_pri, whole genome shotgun sequence encodes:
- the TRIML2 gene encoding probable E3 ubiquitin-protein ligase TRIML2 isoform X1 → MSKRLSPELQHITEDAYCETHLEPTRLFCDADQITLCSKCFQSQEHKHHMVCGIQEAAENYRKLFQEILNTSREKLEAAKSVLTDEQERMAMIQEEEQNFKKMIESEYRMRLRLLNEECEQNLQRQQECISDLNLRETLLNQVIKLATELEEMFQEMLQRLGRVGRENMEKLKESEARASEQVHSLRKLIVELEKKCGEGALALLKNAKYSLERSKSLLLEHLEPARITDLSLCHIRGLSSMFRVLQRHLTLDPETAHPCLALSEDLRTMRLRHGQQDGAGNPERLDFSAMVLAAESFTSGRHYWEVDVGKATRWQVGVYHGSADVKGSTARASGEKVLLTGSVMGTEWTLWVFPPLKRLFLEKKLDTVGVFLDCEHGQISFYNVTETSLIYNFSHCAFQGALRPVFSLCIPNGDTSPDSLTILQHGPSCDATVSP, encoded by the exons ATGTCCAAAAGGCTCAGCCCTGAGTTACAGCACATCACAGAAGATGCCTATTGTGAAACACACCTGGAACCAACACGGCTGTTCTGTGATGCTGACCAAATCACACTCTGCAGCAAATGCTTCCAGTCCCAGGAGCACAAACATCACATGGTGTGTGGGATACAAGAGGCTGCTGAGAATTACAGG AAGTTATTCCAGGAAATATTGAACACATCGAGGGAGAAACTTGAAGCAGCTAAAAGCGTATTGACTGATGAGCAAGAAAGAATGGCGATGATTCAG gaagaggaacaaaattttaaaaagatgattgaGTCTGAGTATAGGATGAGACTCCGGTTGTTGAATGAAGAGTGTGAGCAGAATCTCCAGAGACAGCAGGAATGCATATCTgacttgaacttgagagaaacCCTTCTGAATCAAGTGATCAAGCTTGCCACCGAGCTAGAGGAGATGTTCCAGGAAATGCTACAG AGACTGGGCCGTGTGGGGAGAGAGaacatggagaaactgaaggAGAGTGAAGCCAGGGCTTCTGAACAGGTCCACAGCCTCCGAAAGCTCATCGTGGAGCTTGAGAAAAAGTGTGGGGAAGGAGCCTTAGCATTGCTCAAG aATGCAAAATACTCTTTAGAAAG GAGCAAGTCACTGCTGCTTGAGCATCTGGAGCCCGCTCGTATCACAGACCTGAGTTTATGCCACATAAGAGGACTCAGCAGCATGTTCAGAGTACTCCAGA GACATTTAACATTGGATCCTGAAACAGCTCATCCCTGCCTGGCACTATCTGAGGACCTGAGAACTATGAGATTGAGACATGGGCAGCAGGATGGGGCTGGCAACCCAGAAAGATTGGATTTCAGTGCCATGGTGCTGGCTGCGGAGAGCTTCACCTCAGGGAGGCACTACTGGGAGGTGGACGTGGGAAAGGCAACCAGGTGGCAAGTGGGCGTATACCACGGCTCTGCAGACGTGAAGGGCAGCACGGCCAGAGCTTCCGGAGAGAAAGTCTTGCTCACGGGGTCGGTGATGGGGACCGAGTGGACCCTCTGGGTCTTCCCCCCTCTGAAAAGGCTCTTCCTGGAAAAGAAGTTGGACACAGTTGGGGTTTTCCTTGACTGCGAACACGGGCAGATATCATTCTACAATGTGACCGAGACGTCCCTCATTTACAATTTCTCCCATTGCGCCTTCCAAGGAGCTCTCAGGCCTGTGTTCTCCCTCTGTATCCCAAATGGAGACACAAGTCCAGACTCCCTCACCATCTTACAACATGGTCCTTCTTGCGATGCTACTGTCAGCCCTTAG
- the TRIML2 gene encoding probable E3 ubiquitin-protein ligase TRIML2 isoform X2 — protein sequence MSKRLSPELQHITEDAYCETHLEPTRLFCDADQITLCSKCFQSQEHKHHMVCGIQEAAENYRKLFQEILNTSREKLEAAKSVLTDEQERMAMIQEEEQNFKKMIESEYRMRLRLLNEECEQNLQRQQECISDLNLRETLLNQVIKLATELEEMFQEMLQRLGRVGRENMEKLKESEARASEQVHSLRKLIVELEKKCGEGALALLKCLDLEIRPPELREMNFCCAEATQSMNAKYSLERSKSLLLEHLEPARITDLSLCHIRGLSSMFRVLQRHLTLDPETAHPCLALSEDLRTMRLRHGQQDGAGNPERLDFSAMVLAAESFTSGRHYWEVDVGKATRWQVGVYHGSADVKGSTARASGEKVLLTGSVMGTEWTLWVFPPLKRLFLEKKLDTVGVFLDCEHGQISFYNVTETSLIYNFSHCAFQGALRPVFSLCIPNGDTSPDSLTILQHGPSCDATVSP from the exons ATGTCCAAAAGGCTCAGCCCTGAGTTACAGCACATCACAGAAGATGCCTATTGTGAAACACACCTGGAACCAACACGGCTGTTCTGTGATGCTGACCAAATCACACTCTGCAGCAAATGCTTCCAGTCCCAGGAGCACAAACATCACATGGTGTGTGGGATACAAGAGGCTGCTGAGAATTACAGG AAGTTATTCCAGGAAATATTGAACACATCGAGGGAGAAACTTGAAGCAGCTAAAAGCGTATTGACTGATGAGCAAGAAAGAATGGCGATGATTCAG gaagaggaacaaaattttaaaaagatgattgaGTCTGAGTATAGGATGAGACTCCGGTTGTTGAATGAAGAGTGTGAGCAGAATCTCCAGAGACAGCAGGAATGCATATCTgacttgaacttgagagaaacCCTTCTGAATCAAGTGATCAAGCTTGCCACCGAGCTAGAGGAGATGTTCCAGGAAATGCTACAG AGACTGGGCCGTGTGGGGAGAGAGaacatggagaaactgaaggAGAGTGAAGCCAGGGCTTCTGAACAGGTCCACAGCCTCCGAAAGCTCATCGTGGAGCTTGAGAAAAAGTGTGGGGAAGGAGCCTTAGCATTGCTCAAG tgccttgatcttgaaattcggcctccagaactgcgagaaatgaatttctgctgtgcagaagctactcagtctatg aATGCAAAATACTCTTTAGAAAG GAGCAAGTCACTGCTGCTTGAGCATCTGGAGCCCGCTCGTATCACAGACCTGAGTTTATGCCACATAAGAGGACTCAGCAGCATGTTCAGAGTACTCCAGA GACATTTAACATTGGATCCTGAAACAGCTCATCCCTGCCTGGCACTATCTGAGGACCTGAGAACTATGAGATTGAGACATGGGCAGCAGGATGGGGCTGGCAACCCAGAAAGATTGGATTTCAGTGCCATGGTGCTGGCTGCGGAGAGCTTCACCTCAGGGAGGCACTACTGGGAGGTGGACGTGGGAAAGGCAACCAGGTGGCAAGTGGGCGTATACCACGGCTCTGCAGACGTGAAGGGCAGCACGGCCAGAGCTTCCGGAGAGAAAGTCTTGCTCACGGGGTCGGTGATGGGGACCGAGTGGACCCTCTGGGTCTTCCCCCCTCTGAAAAGGCTCTTCCTGGAAAAGAAGTTGGACACAGTTGGGGTTTTCCTTGACTGCGAACACGGGCAGATATCATTCTACAATGTGACCGAGACGTCCCTCATTTACAATTTCTCCCATTGCGCCTTCCAAGGAGCTCTCAGGCCTGTGTTCTCCCTCTGTATCCCAAATGGAGACACAAGTCCAGACTCCCTCACCATCTTACAACATGGTCCTTCTTGCGATGCTACTGTCAGCCCTTAG